Below is a window of Shewanella khirikhana DNA.
GATAGCCGAAGACCTGGGCTTCAGCCATGCCGCCTGTGGTCCGCTGGTACGCTCAAGCTACCATGCCGATCTGCAGGCCCAGGGCAAGGAAGTCAAATAAGCAGGTTTGCCATTAAGCCTGCTGTAAAACTGAAAAACGGCGCATTAGCGCCGTTTTTTATTGGGTAACCCCTGTAGAACAGGCTCAGCCTTGCTCCAACCTTAAGTCCATCAATACCGCATCTTCGCGGCCGTCAGCCGTGGGGTAATAGCCCTTACGCCGACCAATCTCGGTAAATCCCAACCGCTGATACAGACCAATCGCCGCCATGTTGGAGGCTCGAACCTCAAGCATCAATACCTGAGCGCCATGGCGTTTCGCATCGGCTATCACCTGCTGTAGCAGTAACTTGCCCAGACCCTTGCCCTGCGCCGAGGGCAGTACACAGATATCAAACAAAGTTGCTTCGTCCACAATCTGCTGCACTATGGTAAAGCCCTGCAGGATGTCATCGTGAAAGAGTCCGTTGCAGCGGTATAGCGGACCAAAGCAATCAGCCAGCGAGCCTTCAGACATCGGATGGGAATGTGCCTCAGACTCGATGAGCGCCATTTTGGGCGCATCTTGCTGTTGCAGTGACTCAATCTTCATTACAGAACTCCACAGCTGCCCAGCGCACGCCAGAACGCACGCTTGCCTTGTGCTGTGTCGAGCGCCTCAATCGGTACGGAAACAGCATCCCCTGTTGCTGGCGTAAGTAGAATGGATGCTTCCGTCTCCTGGCAGTTAAGCTCGGTCAACGTAAGTTCAGCAAATAAGGGATGCTCGAGCATCTTTTTCAGAGCCTGCACCAACTCAGGCGATAATGGCGCAGACTTGCCAGCCTCACGCCAACGGGCTATGCCCATGGCATCCAGATATGCCGCTTTTTCCATTGCCCTTCCTATTTATCGAATCGAACGTTCCAATCTATTATTTCAATTTCAAACCACAAGATTGATTCACTATTCTGATTAAATCAAAAACTGGAGGAGACTATTATGATCAACAACGGTATCAACCAACAAAATCGCCTCGCCATCGCCAAAGGTCTGTATAAACTGCTGGCGGACAGCTATGGCCTCTATCTCAAGACCCACAGCTTTCACTGGAATGTGACCGGCCCTATGTTCACCAGCCTGCATCTGTTATTCGAGCAGCAGTATACCGAAATTGCCCTTGCTGTGGACAGTATTGCCGAACGGGTTCGGGCCTTGGGGGTAAAAGCTATTGGTTCGTACAGCGCCTTTGCGGCAGTAACCGACATCCAGGAAGACACTGGCGGCCTGAATGCCAGAGAGATGATTGCCAGCCTGATAGAAGGTCAGGAGATTCTTATCCGTAGCGCCAGAGCCCTCATTCCACTGGCAGCAGAAAGTGGTGATGAAGCTTCAGTGGATTTGCTCACCCAAAGAGTCAGTATCCATGAAAAAAATGCCTGGATGCTAAGAAGCCTGCTGGAGGAATAACGCACTCACAAAGTGCAGTTGAGCATGGCAAGCAAAGGGTTACCAAACGCTGAAAAGACGAAAGGCCGTTCATTTCTGAACGGCCTTTCTGGTATGTGGCAGGGGTGGCAGGACTCGAACCCGCAACCATCGGTTTTGGAGACCGCTGTTCTACCAATTGGAACTACACCCCTGTTGACGGAGGGCATTATGCAAAAAGCCCCCCTAAAGGTAAAGCACTTTTTTAATGAAAACCGCTTGTTTGCGGCTTTTTCAGCCACAAAGGTCTGTTTATCAATACATGCAGCTTAGTGCGCCCTGCGGATGCCCGATTGACCGTATAAGTTGTCTCTGACATCTGCCGATTAGCCCCGAGCAGAGCGGCTCAGAACACTGTTTAATGGCCGATTAGTTTATCAAGCACTAACGCCGCACGTAACTGACGTACTGCCCCCTGGGGCAGTGCTGAAGATGCATAATACTTATCTTTGTGTAGGTAGTCCTGGTTAAGCAGTGCGCCACTAGTTAAACATCCAGCGACCGGTTAGAACATCGCAATGATATTTTCTTAGTTAAACGAGCAAAGGGACAAACTGCATGCTCAGATTAGATACCACACCTTTCAGTATCCACTTCACCCAATGTGCGTTGAAACGGTCACTCTGAAAGGCGCTCTCGAGGTTTCAACGCCATCAAATGCGACGATACCCAGACTCATGGTTCAAAGAGACTGCGAGGCATTTCGTCTTTAAGTTGGCAGAGTGTGTAGCGCAGCCACAAGTTTACGGTAGAAGACTGTTCCAGACGTTTTCTACATTCCAAACGTCCATGGCGGTTAGCGCGAAGCTTTAGCGTAGCTGGGGCAGATTTATCCGCGACGCCACAACACCAAGTGCACATGTTACCAAGTGCAAATGTTGTAAAACGAAAAAAGCCTCTGCATTGCTGCAGAGGCTTTCGTCTTTAAGTTGGCGGAGCGGACGGGACTCGAACCCGCGACCCCCGGCGTGACAGGCCGTGATGATATTGATAATAGCACGTTACTTATTTTGCCCCAACTGTAAATAACTAATTTTATTTGTATAAAGACTAAGTCACTCGGACGAACCATTAACGACAATTAGACACAAATTGGTGGTCACGGTCACAAAAACCACCTTTTCACTGATCAATTATTGATCACCACTTGGGAAACCAGAAGTATTTCTCTAGATTGGATGCTGTAGGTATTCAAACGAAATGGACTTCTGATGGCACACGAGATACTCAAATATCAACTCAAACACGAGTTCACCCTGCACCCGGCAGCGCGGCGACCGTTCGAGATAATGCGGACGATTTCAGGGCTGTGTAACGATGACGTTATACCTGAAAAAATCAGGATGGCATGGGCGTTTCAAACAATACACTGTGTACCAGAAATGCATTGCAAGCCCAAGGGCACTCAGGCAAAACATAGGCCCAGAAAATTCTTATTCTACAGTCCTGTTTGGGCGCCAAAGTACTGGGTTGATGGCCACCCTCCCAAAGACACTTTAATCGTTTACGAAGCAGATTTTGAGGAGCAACTATCCTCTGAAGAGGTTGAAGCCCAGGCTTGGTTGTCACTATTTCGACTACTCAGTTTATCGCTCCACTCCAAGAATGCAGTGGCATTCATTGATGCCTGGCGAAAAAGTGTGCCTGAGCATTTTACGCGGGAATATTTCGGTAAAGATTCTCTTCCTGACCAGTATTTTTGTGACCTGCTTTCGATGTCCAGGGGGGCTTTGGTTCAGCAGCGGCAGCGTCTTTCTTCATCGGGTACAACACCTGAAGCTATCGATTGGATTGCAGAATTGGCGACGCATTGGGAGCCTAAAAAATGACCATGCACGAACGCAACATCAGCAAAAAATTAAAGGAATTCTTGGGGACGTTGCTTGTGCCTGAGGAGTTCGGCTCTGAGCAGAAGCAAGCTCTGTTAATGCGACTTTCATACATCATTCAAGCTTTTCCTACAGCATACTGGACACAGTTTGAACAGCTGCATCGATTAGTGGCGGTTATTCAGTCGAACACTATTCCATCTTGTGAAATAGATACTGAAATAATCAGGTACCTGAAGAAAAATAAGTGGCTCACGTCCTACCCATTTGCCGCTGCGATTGGAGCCGTAGCGCCCCAAAATGCTACTCCACAGTGGTTATCCAAGTTTAATGGATACCAAGCGATTGTCCTCGTCGTCTGTTTCATGCGTCGTACCTGCGACCCTCGAGACTCGGTTTCAGGAAATGAAAATGCACTCAGAGAACTTCGTCTGGTTGCCATGAACCCAATGCATCGAAAGCTATTGGATGTCTTGCCAGATTTAGGTGAAACGCCATCCATTCACCTGCTGGTTTCAAAACTAAAAGAACTGAGAAAGGAAAAGCACCCTGCCCTCGTCGATTACGGCCTGGGCTATTTCGAACTCGTTATCAGAGATGCACTGTCATGGACAAAAAGACGCCGACGAAAGATCCGGATCCCGCCCCCGTCTGACACAGACACGATAGTCGAAGTTGATCCAATCGATATTTTTGACGATGCAAAAATCAAGGTCGAAGAACTATGCATTTTCCCCCATAAACCGACAACGTCCCAAGAGCGGGATGAATGTCTGTCGGTAAAATCAGGAAGAACCATCCGAATACAGGAATGTGCAGAAACACCAAATTCAAAGGCTAATCGCTCTCCATCATCAAGGGCTGTTCGCGCGATACAGCATCAATGTCTGACAGAAAAACTGAGCATTATGCAACTATCATTGGGCTGCAGTTACAACCAACTTACAGACTGGGACGTGCGCCAGCTTATTCGTTACACAAGTGATGGAATTAAGAATGGGTCGCAACCCGACACCTGCTCAACACTACTCTTAAGCCTGCTCTGCGGACGAGATCCCATATCACTGAAAAATCCTACAACAACATTTCGCTTAGAACACTATAAAAACCACCCTTGCCTATACTTGGGCCACTCAGTCCCTGCAAGCACACAGGATGACCGACTGGAGAAATGCTTTAGAAAAACAAACGATCATTTGATACTGCCATTGCCTAAAATACTACAGGGGCGGCTTACTCCTGATAATGACAAGGAATCCTTAGATTCGATGCTCCAAAGCATTAATGAGCACCATCGGTGCCGTTTAAGCCTAGGAAGAATTGCCCGTTTTATGGAGCACTGGTATATCAACAACGGGTTGGATCGTGCAGAAGTCGGACTAATCAAAGGGCGCTCCCCCCGAAACCAACCAGCACTAAGCTACACCAATTTCGATGCTGATAAACTGATTGAAAACTACCGCGCGTACGTGTTGGCCATATTCAGCATGGCTCAGAGTGATCCACAACTCCCCACTGCAAAGCCCACCAATAAGAAACTCGGCAGTGCATTACATCTTCCCTCAAACACTCTGCACAATTTTTTCCGCATTTTAAGATGTCAAATCCCTCGCCCACTCAAGCATTCCCTTGAAGATCTCGCGTCACTCCACAATCACTATGTTTGTTACGTATGGGCACTACTGACATTCTCAACAGGTCACCGAGATGTTAACGCACCTATGGGACAGCGCACTGATTTCAACAGCTACAACAATTCCTGGTGGATAAGCGATAAGGAAAACCGCCATGGTCTGGCCGCCAGAACTTTGATCCTCCCGGCAACCGCAATAAAGCAACTTGAACAATATCTAAACCATCTTCAAGAGTTGAAAAAGCACAGTCAGCTCATTGCTGAAGACATTTTCTCCCGAACCCACGCCGCGATTACAGGAAAAGACAATCTCCTGTTTTTTATAAAACATCACGAACAGAACACAGTTCCAACCATTACTCAAGAGCTCACTCCAGCCAGAGTAAAGGCATTTCTTGGTGATAAATTGCCTTGGCCGGCCAACTGGGGGCGACACCACCTGCGTAGCGAATTAAAGCGTATCGGTGTTGCTCCTGCAGAAATTGATGGTTGGATGGGGCATGAAGAAGTAGGTGAAGAGTCAATGGGCCGCCATAGCGCTCTGTCAATCCAATACCTCAAGCGCATCGCTCAGCAAATCGAAGTAGTGTTAAACACTCATCAAATTACGGTGGTTGACGCATGGAAAACCCGCTAATTCTGCCGATGGAGCAAAAATCATTAGTACGTCTGTTGGGGCATCAGTCCAGAACCGCTATTCGCCAAAAAAACTATACCCAAACGATAAAAAAAGCTCTGGCTGTACTCGAAAATTACCTGCCGGAACTGTTTGAAGCGGAACCGAAATGTGATCGATTTGCGGAAATTTGGCCACAGGTGGACTCGGCTCTGCGACAGGTTCTCAAATCGGAAACGTCATACCGACGAGGATATTCTTTTATCTGCCAACAATTAGAAACGGGTAACCGACAGGGGCTTTGGCAGATTAATCCACCGGCAGACTACCTCACTTTGCGCAGAGCTCGACCACTCAGAAGTTTAGCCTGGCAACTCAGAACATTCCGTTTTGCGTCAAAAGCTTTTGGCTGGCTGGATACTCTCGATCAAACGTCGGATCCCCAACAATGCTTTGCCAGATTACTGATGAGCTGTATCTGCTATGGCGGTCTGAATAAACCTGCTCTTTGGCCTGCGCTGGCAAAAGCATTAACCGAAGAGAAGCCGTTACGTGGTAATAAGGATCTATGCTGGCTTACGTTGAGGCCAAAGCCAGGGAAGGACTTTCCCAGTAATCTCTACACTGATCATGGTGGTCTGGGGCCCAATAAAGCGCAGGTAGAAGTTCAGTTTTTCCCGGACCCCATAAGTTTTGGCATAATTAAACAATTCCTAAACTGCCGCTCAACGAGTTGGCGTTACCCCAAATCTATCAAGACATGTGTTGAGATAATTAAGTCTGAACTCAAAATCGAAATTCCTCTCTCACAACTTCGGCAAGGAGGTATTTGTTTCGCAGAGATGCAACACAATATCGAACTACCACAAGTCTTGGTTGAGTTTGCTCTGGGGCGGCAAAAAAGCGCATCACTCCCAAACGAATACTGGTTGAGGTTATTCAAAAGTACAACTGGTTCCTGCCATATAAATAACTTTGCCAAATTCGAACAGTGGTATGGTCTTAAGCTAACCGGTATATCTACAAAATTTTCACCACGCAGCCCGAGGCAAGGCAACCGATACCTGCTGAATCAAATAAAAGAGATACTTAAGAAAGATACTGCTAAAAACCAGGGGAAGAGCCATGTCGTCAGAAAGTTGAAGGAGCTAGCAAATGCCAGTCTTCGCCCAAACGAAGAAATCTTGCTTCAGTGGTTACTTCACCATTTGACTTACGTGAAAAATAAAGTATCAACAGCTGGTAGGTATTTTGGGGCAATTGGTGGCGCTTGGTTGGCCGCAACCGCAGACATCGACCTTTACAGTTTGAGTAGTGACGATTTTATTGAACTTTATCAAGAAGTTTTAAATCGCACCAACAGTCAGCGGGAACAGCACTATAAAGCATGTCGTTTTGAAAACCTACACACATTTGCACAACAGAATTTTGATCTCCCACCATTGTGCCAACCGCTAAGCGAAGGCAGTGATATCATTCCCCATGTGAGTGCTGCCATAGTTGATGAGACTCTGTTTCTGGCCTTGCTGCGCCAAATCGATTGTTTGGAAGACTTAAACTTCGCTGCCAAACGTATGTTGAAATGCTTCCTCATCATTGCTTATCGCACCGGACTCAGACCCGGAGAAGTAGCTAAACTCCGTCTGAAAGACATCGAACCATCCTCTGTTGGCTGGCTGTTTGTTCGCGAAAGCCGCCATGGGCATAACAAGACAGAGTCAGCCCTTCGAAAAGTACCTCTATTCCCACTACTGACGGACCACGAAAAGACTTTGGTGGGAGACCACCTTCGAGAACGTCTATTAACCTGCCATAACAACTATGCAGAGCTCCTTATTCACTCAGAGGGAAATCCATTTGAAGTGGTAAATACCCGTCAAATATCAGGGATGGTAAAAGAGATGTTGTCTCAATTATCCGGCGGTATTTATTACCGATTGTATCATCTACGCCATACTGCATTATCCAGAATGCAGCTGCTTGCCCATGATGACCTAATCGAGTTGCCTGAAGTTGCCCAGGCTATGCTGCCGTATACTCCAACCCAACGAAAAATCATAAATAAACTGATATTTGGTGAAGGAAGACTTCGCGATAGATATTTTGCCCTGGCGGTGTTTGCTGGTCATAGCACCCCAGATACAACATTGAGAAGCTATCTGCATTTTACCGACTTGCTGCTGGGCAGCCATTTGGCTGTAAATGCACAAGAAATTTCTGCCAGTACCGCGAGAATGGTACTTGGAGTTCGCCCACACCGTTATAAAAAGATGCGAAAATCAGGAACCATTACCCCAGAGCGTCTACTGCCATTCTTTAGAAAACGGCTCTTACCTTTTATAAGCCCAGTGAACAGCATTCGTCAGATTACAGCCTCCCAAAACAATGTGGTTGAAAAAAGCAGTCACTACATTCAGGCACTGGCAGTACTTAACCGAATTGAGCGAGATCATGACTATCAGGAAGTAGCGGCACATTATCGGCTTCCGACAGAACTGATTGAACGCTGGCGCAACACGGCGCTTGCGCTAAGGTCGTTGAAAACACCGCGGGGAATTCGCCGACTCTTTTCCACTAGACGCGCAAGTGCTCTGCTACCAGCCGAGCCAACAAGTATCTATGACCGTAAAGATATTCAATCTGCGCTGAACACTTGCAGCAAGATCAAGGGCAGTAGAGAAGGAAAAATTGAACTTCGATGGGCCATTCAATACTGCCTGACACACTCCACCAGCAGCCATACGTGGCTCTACTTTGACAACGCGGACGAATTTCAGCGGTTCATGAGATTGGTAAGCCAACTTTTTCCATGGCAACGCTGGCATCTAAGGCTTCGCTCCCAATATGGCCAACCAACAAC
It encodes the following:
- a CDS encoding site-specific integrase → MENPLILPMEQKSLVRLLGHQSRTAIRQKNYTQTIKKALAVLENYLPELFEAEPKCDRFAEIWPQVDSALRQVLKSETSYRRGYSFICQQLETGNRQGLWQINPPADYLTLRRARPLRSLAWQLRTFRFASKAFGWLDTLDQTSDPQQCFARLLMSCICYGGLNKPALWPALAKALTEEKPLRGNKDLCWLTLRPKPGKDFPSNLYTDHGGLGPNKAQVEVQFFPDPISFGIIKQFLNCRSTSWRYPKSIKTCVEIIKSELKIEIPLSQLRQGGICFAEMQHNIELPQVLVEFALGRQKSASLPNEYWLRLFKSTTGSCHINNFAKFEQWYGLKLTGISTKFSPRSPRQGNRYLLNQIKEILKKDTAKNQGKSHVVRKLKELANASLRPNEEILLQWLLHHLTYVKNKVSTAGRYFGAIGGAWLAATADIDLYSLSSDDFIELYQEVLNRTNSQREQHYKACRFENLHTFAQQNFDLPPLCQPLSEGSDIIPHVSAAIVDETLFLALLRQIDCLEDLNFAAKRMLKCFLIIAYRTGLRPGEVAKLRLKDIEPSSVGWLFVRESRHGHNKTESALRKVPLFPLLTDHEKTLVGDHLRERLLTCHNNYAELLIHSEGNPFEVVNTRQISGMVKEMLSQLSGGIYYRLYHLRHTALSRMQLLAHDDLIELPEVAQAMLPYTPTQRKIINKLIFGEGRLRDRYFALAVFAGHSTPDTTLRSYLHFTDLLLGSHLAVNAQEISASTARMVLGVRPHRYKKMRKSGTITPERLLPFFRKRLLPFISPVNSIRQITASQNNVVEKSSHYIQALAVLNRIERDHDYQEVAAHYRLPTELIERWRNTALALRSLKTPRGIRRLFSTRRASALLPAEPTSIYDRKDIQSALNTCSKIKGSREGKIELRWAIQYCLTHSTSSHTWLYFDNADEFQRFMRLVSQLFPWQRWHLRLRSQYGQPTTRWRPHHHLEITHYTLKKAGEYPDGVGLLFLRHANEQQYIKSRGGAKISQYCSPALQTLFHRLAIILFNAEKISKWERT
- a CDS encoding Dps family protein; this translates as MINNGINQQNRLAIAKGLYKLLADSYGLYLKTHSFHWNVTGPMFTSLHLLFEQQYTEIALAVDSIAERVRALGVKAIGSYSAFAAVTDIQEDTGGLNAREMIASLIEGQEILIRSARALIPLAAESGDEASVDLLTQRVSIHEKNAWMLRSLLEE
- the rimI gene encoding ribosomal protein S18-alanine N-acetyltransferase, coding for MKIESLQQQDAPKMALIESEAHSHPMSEGSLADCFGPLYRCNGLFHDDILQGFTIVQQIVDEATLFDICVLPSAQGKGLGKLLLQQVIADAKRHGAQVLMLEVRASNMAAIGLYQRLGFTEIGRRKGYYPTADGREDAVLMDLRLEQG